One stretch of Nicotiana tabacum cultivar K326 chromosome 18, ASM71507v2, whole genome shotgun sequence DNA includes these proteins:
- the LOC142172436 gene encoding uncharacterized protein LOC142172436 yields the protein MVLQQQYREKGFKKYSELISLLLVAERNNDFLMRSQENRPTGSTPLPEVDEVYSHYTKRGKGRGPIRGRGHGRGRGHDRGRGHGQGRNFPGVNHPPKKNNHQKWKGKDEKPKANGSETECYCCGGKGHWANICRVPRHLVELYQASLKNKGPEANFVFDNDFDITHLDVVDFFERPDGKIDHLIGDGSVVKED from the coding sequence atggtccTACAACAGCAGTACagagagaaaggtttcaagaagtacTCTGAGCTGATTTCTCTTCTTCTTGTGGCTGAGCGAAACAATGACTTCCTCATGAGAAGTCAAGAAAATCGACCCactgggtctacaccattgcctgaagtggatgaggtgtattcccattatACTAAGCGTGGAAAAGGCCGTGGCCCTATTCGtggtcgtggtcatggtcgtggccGTGGTCATGATCGTGGCCGTGGCCATGGACAAGGAAGAAATTTTCCTGGTGTTAATCACcccccaaagaaaaataaccaccaaaagtggaaagggaaagatgagaagcCAAAGGCAAATGGTTCAGAAACCGAATGTTATTGTTGCGGTGGAAAAGGGCATTGGGCAAATATTTGTCGTGTACCAAGACATTTGGTcgagctttatcaagcatctctaaagaaCAAAGGCCCTGAAGCTAATTTTGTCTTTGACAATGATtttgacatcacccacttggatgtgGTAGACTTCTTTGAGCGCCCTGATGGGAAAATAGACCACTTGATCGGTGATGGATCCGTGGTGAAAGAAGATTAA